A DNA window from Microcystis aeruginosa NIES-843 contains the following coding sequences:
- a CDS encoding glycosyltransferase 87 family protein gives MTTLKRFPLSHPLFWAIIYFVALGIISVILGQDVSWDLRNYHFYNPYMLLTGRFKYDVLPAQIQTFFNPLIDVPFFVAVYYLKLPPIVVGFLMGGFHGLNQWLVHLITYHSLDKVSERYRITLSIAAAITSIFGAAYISELGTSIGDNTTSVFVLGGLFFIVSSLGKNLPIPSKNILLAGFLLGLATGFKLTNALYGISFLVAINFLPNSWSDKLRNLLLSILSMAVGFSLTAGYWIILMWTKFANPLFPFYNKIFQSPYIETDYNFKGIQYLPKDIWQWLFYPIYFIQRQTLVSEVPFQDSRLAITYLLIILLIVVIIFRAISKRNLSSEPDLTHGAVLGFLLPFSLTAYSIWLVGFSIYRYLMPLELITPTLIILIIAYLYPRKKPLLIINLVIFSLIVTTVKPMDWWRMGWSDHYFGIDSQALKPYENSTIVIWGDEGTSFIVPYFPASTRFVRLKGNTGVSEGTLMRKNAETFIANTPPESLYILQTDFNKKSPDIVGDLAKENLVIDLQSCQPFPTKIEKFNLCRLQKK, from the coding sequence ATGACAACCCTGAAACGTTTTCCACTTTCTCATCCCTTATTTTGGGCAATTATCTACTTTGTTGCTTTGGGAATTATCTCGGTTATTTTAGGTCAAGATGTTAGTTGGGATTTACGAAACTATCATTTTTATAATCCCTATATGTTATTGACAGGAAGGTTTAAGTATGATGTCCTACCCGCACAGATACAAACTTTTTTTAATCCCCTGATTGATGTTCCCTTTTTCGTCGCTGTTTATTATCTGAAACTGCCTCCGATTGTCGTGGGGTTTTTAATGGGAGGATTTCACGGGTTAAATCAATGGTTAGTTCACCTAATTACCTATCATTCCCTCGATAAAGTTTCCGAAAGATACCGGATAACTCTAAGTATAGCGGCAGCGATTACCAGTATTTTTGGAGCAGCCTATATCTCGGAGTTAGGAACCAGTATTGGTGATAATACCACCAGTGTTTTCGTTCTGGGAGGATTATTTTTTATAGTTAGTAGTTTAGGGAAAAATCTGCCAATTCCCTCTAAAAATATTCTTTTAGCTGGATTCTTATTAGGATTAGCAACGGGGTTTAAATTAACCAATGCTTTATATGGTATTAGCTTTTTGGTAGCCATTAATTTTTTACCTAATTCTTGGTCAGACAAATTACGCAATTTACTCCTATCAATTCTCTCAATGGCCGTGGGTTTTAGTCTCACTGCTGGTTATTGGATAATCCTAATGTGGACAAAGTTTGCTAATCCTCTTTTTCCCTTCTATAATAAAATCTTTCAATCTCCTTATATCGAAACCGACTACAATTTTAAAGGGATACAATATTTGCCTAAAGATATCTGGCAATGGTTGTTTTATCCTATTTATTTTATCCAGAGACAAACTCTTGTATCTGAGGTTCCTTTCCAAGATAGCCGATTAGCTATAACCTATTTATTGATAATTTTACTAATAGTAGTGATTATTTTTCGTGCTATTTCTAAGCGCAATCTATCTTCTGAACCTGACTTAACCCACGGTGCAGTTTTAGGGTTTTTACTGCCTTTTTCTCTGACCGCTTACTCTATTTGGTTAGTGGGATTTTCTATCTATCGTTATCTAATGCCATTAGAATTAATCACTCCCACTTTAATTATTTTGATTATTGCCTATCTTTATCCTCGCAAGAAACCATTATTAATCATAAATTTGGTAATATTTTCCTTAATTGTCACTACGGTTAAACCGATGGATTGGTGGAGAATGGGATGGTCAGATCATTATTTTGGTATCGATAGTCAAGCATTAAAACCCTACGAAAATTCCACGATTGTTATCTGGGGAGATGAAGGAACATCTTTTATCGTCCCTTATTTTCCCGCTTCGACTCGTTTTGTGAGACTCAAAGGCAATACTGGAGTCAGTGAGGGAACTTTAATGCGAAAAAATGCCGAGACATTTATTGCTAATACTCCCCCAGAATCTCTCTACATTCTCCAGACGGACTTTAATAAAAAATCCCCTGATATAGTGGGGGATTTAGCGAAGGAAAATCTCGTTATTGATTTACAAAGTTGTCAACCCTTTCCCACCAAAATCGAAAAATTTAATCTCTGTCGTCTTCAGAAAAAGTAA
- a CDS encoding glycosyltransferase, whose protein sequence is MIYLLTVNYNCAELIKRLIASLDDDLSATLIIVNNSTEDKNIQSLAAQRVKIIEAGENLGFGKGCNLGLDWIYQQDREAIVWLVNPDAYLLPDSLEKASKFFQQYPEVAIAGTEIYEPDGKIWFGWGKFNAKIGTINVVEESLDYGDKPYLIPDWVTGCSLLINFSNFSTCPHFDPDYFLYYEDFDFSRRYANQGYLVVVTNQIKIIHEPSSITRRYGYLRLTHNIYSYLLSLEKHTTLTILVYRLLRMSFMSLLILPIKPKFSLAKLQGIQLYCQRIITKLRLG, encoded by the coding sequence ATGATTTATCTATTGACCGTTAACTACAATTGCGCGGAATTAATTAAGCGTTTAATCGCTTCCCTCGACGATGACTTATCTGCTACTCTCATCATTGTTAACAATTCCACTGAAGATAAAAATATCCAATCTTTAGCAGCGCAAAGAGTCAAGATTATTGAAGCGGGGGAAAATTTAGGATTTGGGAAAGGATGTAATCTGGGACTTGATTGGATTTATCAACAAGACAGAGAAGCTATCGTTTGGTTAGTTAATCCTGACGCTTACTTATTACCGGACTCTCTGGAGAAAGCAAGCAAATTTTTTCAGCAATATCCGGAAGTTGCCATCGCCGGTACAGAAATTTACGAACCGGATGGTAAAATCTGGTTTGGTTGGGGAAAATTTAATGCTAAAATCGGCACAATTAACGTGGTGGAGGAATCCTTAGACTATGGAGATAAACCCTATCTTATTCCTGACTGGGTGACGGGATGCAGTTTATTAATTAATTTCTCGAATTTTTCCACTTGTCCCCATTTTGATCCCGATTACTTTCTCTACTACGAAGACTTTGATTTTTCCCGAAGATACGCAAATCAAGGCTATTTAGTCGTTGTTACCAATCAGATTAAAATCATTCATGAACCATCTTCTATCACCCGTCGCTATGGTTATCTAAGACTAACTCATAATATCTATAGTTATCTTCTCAGTCTCGAAAAACATACGACTTTAACTATCCTTGTTTATCGCTTGCTGCGGATGAGTTTTATGTCTTTACTGATCCTTCCCATTAAACCAAAATTCTCCCTAGCCAAGCTGCAAGGAATTCAACTCTATTGTCAAAGAATTATCACTAAACTGCGTCTAGGTTGA
- a CDS encoding RNA-guided endonuclease InsQ/TnpB family protein, whose translation MLVVEAKLKNGTPEQYHRLDEAIKTSQFVRNSCVRYWRSNKGTTRNDLQKLCSVLANNKETPWVNKLNSQARQSAADRAWQSISRFYQNCHAKILGKKGFPRFKKHSRSVEYKLTGYKLSDDRRKIRFTDGFKAGEFDLWCSQKTLVYYSEQQIKRVRVVRRADGYYCQFLVAVERQEYHKPTGQITGIDLGLKEFYTDAQGNTVENPRYLRKSEKRLKKAQRRLSKRFRQGNKQSNNYHKQRIKVARLHLKVSRQRKDKAIKDALALVQSNDLVVYEALKVRNLVKNRKLSKSISDASWYQFTEWLNYFAKIYRIVCVAVPPHFTSQDCSVCGTRVQKTLSTRNHQCPNCKTVLDRDHNAAINILKKGLKYLGNHLNGTVGQTETDPNALGESGLWIFSGDIENLSCLVEQGISALR comes from the coding sequence ATGCTAGTCGTAGAAGCGAAGCTAAAAAACGGGACACCAGAGCAATATCACCGGCTTGATGAAGCTATCAAAACTTCTCAGTTTGTGCGTAACTCTTGTGTTCGTTATTGGCGGTCCAATAAGGGGACAACCCGTAATGATCTCCAAAAACTTTGCTCGGTACTAGCTAACAATAAAGAGACACCATGGGTTAATAAATTAAACTCACAAGCACGTCAATCGGCTGCTGATAGAGCCTGGCAATCAATTAGTCGGTTTTACCAGAATTGTCATGCTAAGATACTTGGGAAAAAGGGTTTTCCTCGGTTCAAAAAGCATAGTCGTTCGGTTGAATACAAACTAACAGGCTACAAACTATCTGATGATCGACGTAAAATCAGATTTACCGATGGCTTTAAAGCAGGAGAATTTGATTTATGGTGTAGTCAAAAGACCTTAGTTTATTATTCAGAGCAACAGATTAAACGGGTAAGAGTTGTTAGACGTGCTGATGGCTATTATTGTCAGTTTCTCGTGGCTGTAGAACGGCAAGAATACCATAAACCAACGGGACAAATAACAGGAATTGACTTAGGTTTAAAAGAGTTTTATACTGACGCTCAAGGTAATACTGTAGAGAATCCCCGTTATTTAAGAAAGTCAGAAAAACGACTGAAAAAAGCACAAAGGAGATTATCAAAACGATTTCGTCAAGGAAACAAACAGTCTAACAACTATCACAAGCAACGGATAAAAGTAGCTAGGCTTCATCTTAAAGTATCAAGACAACGTAAAGACAAAGCAATTAAAGACGCTTTGGCGTTAGTCCAGTCTAATGATCTGGTAGTTTATGAAGCTTTAAAGGTAAGAAACTTAGTCAAAAACCGTAAGCTGTCTAAGTCGATTTCTGATGCTTCTTGGTATCAATTCACTGAATGGTTGAATTATTTTGCCAAGATTTATCGGATTGTTTGTGTTGCTGTTCCTCCCCATTTCACTAGCCAAGATTGTTCAGTTTGTGGGACGAGAGTTCAAAAAACATTAAGCACTAGAAATCATCAATGTCCTAACTGTAAAACAGTCTTAGATAGGGATCATAATGCAGCAATCAACATTCTTAAAAAAGGGTTGAAATATTTGGGAAATCATCTCAACGGTACTGTTGGGCAAACAGAAACCGACCCAAACGCCTTGGGAGAGTCCGGCCTCTGGATTTTCAGTGGAGACATTGAGAATCTAAGCTGTCTCGTTGAACAAGGAATTTCGGCTCTTCGGTAA
- a CDS encoding DUF4079 domain-containing protein, which yields MNFEIPSAVKTWSQFGHPILMWVLLGLTIYALYSGLQWRRTRTADKDLKKELLPKDFRTKHYQIGSLILALMVLGTIGGMAVTYINNGKLFVGPHLLAGLGMVGLISISAALVPLMQKGNELARITHITLNAVILGLFGWQAFTGMDIVQRILSKI from the coding sequence ATGAACTTCGAGATTCCCAGTGCCGTAAAAACTTGGTCACAATTTGGCCATCCCATTCTCATGTGGGTTTTATTAGGATTAACTATCTATGCCCTCTATTCGGGGCTACAATGGCGACGGACGCGTACAGCAGATAAAGACCTAAAAAAAGAATTATTGCCCAAGGATTTTCGCACTAAACACTATCAAATTGGCTCCCTAATCCTCGCTTTAATGGTCTTGGGGACGATCGGGGGTATGGCGGTGACTTATATTAATAACGGTAAATTATTTGTCGGTCCCCATCTGCTGGCGGGTTTAGGGATGGTGGGTTTAATCTCGATCAGTGCCGCTTTAGTACCTTTAATGCAAAAAGGCAATGAATTGGCCAGAATCACCCATATTACCCTTAATGCCGTCATTTTAGGTCTTTTTGGCTGGCAAGCCTTCACAGGAATGGATATAGTCCAGCGTATTCTCAGCAAAATTTGA